The following are from one region of the Acanthopagrus latus isolate v.2019 chromosome 2, fAcaLat1.1, whole genome shotgun sequence genome:
- the LOC119008488 gene encoding extracellular calcium-sensing receptor-like: protein MHKPLPLQCTSLNFRGFQFAQAMLFAIEEINNSTELLPGISLGYKIYDACASIARGVRVALALANGNQATFVPSEKPCARPTQVQAIMGETSSSPCMAIATVIGPFHIPMISHFATCACLSDKTKYPSFLRTIPSDYYQSRALAQLVKHFGWTWVGAIRSNDDYGNNGMAIFTETAQHLGICLEYSVSVFRTDPPDKLQKITEIIKASTSKVIVAFLSHKDMDVLIPELSHHNLTGYQWVGSESWIFDSQTAAMDRHHILDGAIGLSIPEAHVSGMREFMLDVKPLNSTSQKLFTEFWENLFSCKFKHSKSSAGNQTECTGQEDVSGVQNSFTYMSLMPIFYNVYKGVYAVAHALHNILSCNKTCDNNMQLEPLMILQHIKKIHFKTKEGDEVYFNENGDPAANYEIINWQPTEHGIVDFVKVGLHDSSLPADKQLHLQNKSLFWAQNSQKVPLSVCSEKCPPGTHKVLQKGKPVCCYDCLRCAEGEISNVTDSITCVRCHPEFWSNEKRDACVKKVEEFLSYEEIMGALLTAASLFGTCMTAVVAFIFFRYRQTPIVRANNSELSFLLLFSLSLCFLCSLTFIGRPSEWSCMLRHTAFGITFVLCISCVLGKTIVVLMAFRATLPGSDVMKWFGPAQQKLSVLGFTLIQVIICILWLTISPPFPFNNFKESNEKIILECALGSAVGFWAVLGYIGLLAMLCFILAFLARKLPDNFNEAKFITFSMLIFCAVWITFIPAYVSSPGKFSVAVEIFAILASSFGLLVCIFIPKCYIILLKPEKNTKKNMMGKGAPTSF from the exons ATGCACAAACCACTGCCACTGCAATGCACCAG TTTGAATTTCAGAGGGTTCCAGTTTGCCCAGGCTATGCTCTTTGCTATAGAGGAGATAAATAATAGCACAGAATTACTGCCTGGCATCTCTCTGGGATATAAGATCTATGATGCCTGTGCCTCCATTGCCAGGGGAGTGAGGGTTGCACTGGCCTTGGCAAACGGTAATCAAGCAACATTTGTACCGTCTGAGAAACCATGTGCTAGACCTACCCAAGTGCAAGCCATTATGGGAGAGACCTCGTCCTCTCCTTGCATGGCTATAGCCACTGTCATCGGACCCTTTCATATCCCAATG ATCAGCCACTTTGCTACTTGTGCATGTCTCAGTGATAAAACCAAGTACCCATCATTCCTCAGAACAATACCCAGTGACTACTACCAGAGCAGAGCCCTGGCCCAGTTGGTCAAGCACTTTGGTTGGACTTGGGTTGGAGCTATTAGATCAAATGATGATTATGGTAATAACGGCATGGCCATATTTACAGAAACTGCCCAGCATCTTGGTATCTGTTTAGAGTACTCTGTATCTGTCTTCAGAACAGATCCACCAGACAAACTACAAAAGATAACTGAAATTATCAAAGCTTCCACTTCCAAAGTGATTGTAGCTTTCCTCTCCCACAAGGATATGGATGTGCTAATACCTGAGTTGTCTCACCACAACTTGACTGGGTACCAGTGGGTAGGTAGTGAGAGCTGGATCTTTGATtcccaaacagcagccatggaCAGGCATCACATTCTGGATGGTGCCATAGGCCTGTCCATCCCCGAAGCACATGTTAGTGGCATGAGAGAGTTCATGCTGGATGTGAAGCCGTTAAATTCAACAAGTCAGAAATTGTTTACAGAGTTTTGGGAGAATTTATTTAGCTGCAAGTTCAAACACTCAAAGTCATCAGCTGGGAATCAGACAGAATGTACTGGACAGGAGGATGTATCTGGAGTGCAAAATAGCTTCACCTATATGTCACTCATGCCTATCTTTTACAATGTTTATAAAGGAGTGTATGCTGTGGCTCATGCACTTCATAATATTCTCAGCTGCAATAAAACATGTGACAACAATATGCAGCTTGAGCCATTGATG ATTTTACAGCACATTAAAAAGATTCACTTCAAAACGAAGGAAGGAGATGAGGTTTACTTCAACGAGAATGGGGACCCAGCAGCAAATTATGAAATTATAAACTGGCAGCCAACAGAACATGGCATTGTCGACTTTGTCAAAGTTGGCCTTCATGATTCATCTTTACCTGCAGATAAACAGCTGCATCTGCAAAATAAGTCTTTATTTTGGGCTCAGAACTCACAAAAG GTGCCTTTGTCAGTTTGCAGTGAGAAATGTCCCCCTGGAACTCACAAGGTTCTCCAGAAAGGAAAGCCCGTCTGCTGCTATGACTGTTTAAgatgtgcagagggagaaataagCAATGTCACAG attctATCACCTGTGTGAGATGCCATCCTGAGTTCTGGTCAAATGAGAAAAGAGATGCCTGTGTTAAGAAGGTGGAAGAGTTTTTATCATATGAAGAGATTATGGGAGCACTGCTCACTGCAGCCTCCCTGTTTGGAACATGCATGACTGCTGTTGTGgcgttcattttcttcagatacagacagactcctattgtcagggccaacaactctgagctgagcttcctgctgctcttctccttgagtctgtgtttcctgtgttctctgaccttcatcggccggccctctgagtggtcctgcatgctgcgacacacagcattcggcatcacctttgtcctctgtatctcttgtgttctggGGAAAACAATAGTGGTGTTAATGGCCTTCAGGGCCACACTCCCAGgtagtgatgtgatgaaatggtttgggcctgcacagcagaaactcaGTGTTCTGGGTTTCACTCTTATACAAGTTATCATATGTATCCTCTGGTTAacaatttctcctccttttccctttaaCAATTTTAAAGAGTCTAATGAGAAAATTATCTTAGAGTGTGCTCTGGGCTCAGCTGTAGGCTTTTGGGCTGTACTTGGGTACATAGGACTTCTGgccatgttatgttttattcttgCTTTTCTGGCTCGGAAACTGcctgataatttcaatgaagccaAATTCATCACCTTTAGCATGTtgatattctgtgcagtatGGATCACTTTTATCCCAgcatatgtcagctctcctgggaagTTCAGTGtagctgtggagatatttgctattctggcttcaagttttggactgcttgtttgtatttttattccaaaatgttatattatcttactgaaaccagagaagaatacaaaaaagaataTGATGGGGAAAGGGGCACCTACATCCTTCtga
- the LOC119008493 gene encoding LOW QUALITY PROTEIN: uncharacterized protein LOC119008493 (The sequence of the model RefSeq protein was modified relative to this genomic sequence to represent the inferred CDS: substituted 1 base at 1 genomic stop codon): MTSTQRWPEKGWVLLHLLLVVSVSQAEELVCRRRGDPENPQLSKDGDIVLGGIFSFHSSWKDRQDTYMDKPLPLQCTSLNFRGFQYAQTMLFAIAEINNSTQLLPGISLGYKIYDVCGSIARGVTVALASATGNDMVFAPSDVPCTRPVNVQALLGVTSSSPCMAISTVIGPFHIPLISHFATCACLSDKTKYPSFLRTIPSDYYQSRALAQLVKYFGWTWVGAIRTNDDYGNNGMAIFTETAQQLGICLEYSVAVFRTDAPDKIQKTVGIIKASTSKVIVAFLSHMDMDVLIHELSRHNLTGYQWVGTEGWIFDFQTAAMDRHHILDGAIGLSIPKAHVSGMREFILDVKPLSSSSNELFTEFWETLFSCKLNNSRSSAENQTECTGHEDVTGVQNSFTDMSLMPIFYNVYKGVYAVAHALHNILSCNKTCNNNVQLDPLTVSXVDSLFLHWILQHVRKIRFTTKEGDEVYFNENGDPAAKYEIINWQPTENGIVDFVAVGLYDASLPADKQLNLQNKFLVWTQNSLQVPLSVCSEKCQPGTRKVLQKGRPVCCYDCLRCAEGEISNITDSITCVRCGPEFWSNERRDACVKKEAEFLSYEEIMGALLTAASLFGTCMTAVVAFIFFRYRQTPIVRANNSELSFLLLFSLTLCFLCSLTFIGRPSEWSCMLRHTAFGITFVLCISCVLGKTIVVLMAFRATLPGSDVMKWFGPAQQKLSVLGFTLIQVIICILWLTISPPFPFKNFKEFKDKIILECALGSAVGFWAVLGYIGLLAMLCFILAFLARKLPDNFNEAKFITFSMLIFCAVWITFIPAYVSSPGKFSVAVEIFAILASSFGLLICIFIPKCYIILLKPEKNTKKSMMGKGAPKWPEKGWALLHLLLVSVSQAEELVCRRRGDSENPQLSKDGDIVLGGIFSFHSRWKDRQDTYMDKPLPLQCTSLNFRGFQYAQTMLFAIAEINNSTQLLPGISLGYKIYDVCGSIARGVTVALASATGNDMVFAPSDVPCTRPVNVQALLGVTSSSPCMAISTVIGPFHIPLISHFATCACLSDKTKYPSFLRTIPSDYYQSRALAQLVKYFGWTWVGAIRSNDDYGNNGIATFIETAQQLGICLEYSVPFFKTDAPDKIQKTLDIIKASTSKVIIAFVSYMDMDVLIHELSRYNLTGYQWVGSEGWISDSHIAAMNRHHILDGAIGLSIPKAHVTGLREFILDVKPLSSSSNELFTEFWETLFSCKLNNSRSSAENQTECTGHEDVTGVQNSFNDMSLMPIFYNVYKGVYAVAHALHNILRCNKTCDNKVHLDPFTILQHIRKIRFTTKEGDEVYFNENGDPVAKYEIINWQPTENGIVDFVKVGLYDASLPADKQLTLQNKPLVWTQNSQQVPLSVCSEKCQPGTRKVLQKGKPVCCYDCLRCAEGEISNITDSITCVRCDPEFWSNERRDACVRKEAEFLSYEEIMGALLTAVSLFGTCMTAVVAFIFFRYRQTPIVRANNSELSFLLLFSLTLCFLCSLTFIGRPSEWSCMLRHTAFGITFVLCISCVLGKTIVVLMAFRATLPGSDVMKWFGPAQQKLSVLGFTLIQVIICILWLTISPPFPFKNFKELKNKIILECALGSAVGFWAVLGYIGLLAMLCFILAFLARKLPDNFNEAKFITFSMLIFCAVWITFIPAYVSSPGKFSVAVEIFAILASSFGLLICIFIPKCYIILLKPEKNTKKSMMGKGASKP; encoded by the exons ATGACGTCCACACAGAGGTGGCCAGAAAAGGGTTGGGTGCTCCTACACTTATTGTTGGTGGTGTCTGTCAGTCAGGCTGAGGAGCTAGTttgcaggaggagaggggatcCTGAGAATCCACAGCTATCTAAGGATGGGGACATCGTGTTGGGGGGAATCTTCTCTTTCCACAGCAGCTGGAAAGATAGACAAGACACCTACATGGACAAACCACTGCCACTGCAATGTACCAG TTTGAACTTCAGAGGGTTCCAGTATGCCCAGACTATGCTCTTTGCCATAGCGGAGATTAATAACAGCACACAATTATTGCCTGGCATATCCCTAGGATATAAGATCTATGATGTGTGTGGCTCCATTGCAAGAGGTGTGACTGTTGCACTGGCCTCAGCTACTGGTAATGACATGGTATTTGCACCCTCCGATGTACCATGTACCCGGCCAGTCAATGTGCAGGCTCTTTTAGGAGtgacctcttcctctccttgcaTGGCCATATCTACTGTAATCGGACCCTTTCATATACCACTG atCAGCCACTTTGCTACTTGTGCTTGTCTCAGTGATAAAACCAAGTACCCATCATTCCTCAGAACAATACCCAGTGACTACTACCAGAGCAGAGCCTTGGCTCAGTTGGTCAAGTACTTTGGTTGGACTTGGGTTGGAGCGATTAGAACAAATGATGACTATGGTAATAATGGCATGGCCATATTTACAGAAACTGCCCAGCAGCTGGGTATCTGTTTGGAGtactctgtagctgtctttagAACAGATGCAccagacaaaatacaaaagacaGTTGGTATTATCAAAGCTTCCACTTCAAAGGTGATTGTTGCTTTCCTCTCCCACATGGATATGGATGTGCTAATACATGAGCTGTCTCGCCACAACTTGACAGGATACCAGTGGGTAGGCACTGAGGGCTGGATCTTTGACTTCCAAACTGCAGCCATGGATAGGCATCACATTCTAGATGGTGCCATTGGTCTGTCTATCCCCAAAGCACATGTCAGTGGCATGAGAGAGTTTATTTTGGATGTGAAGCCTCTCAGTTCATCTAGTAATGAATTGTTTACAGAGTTTTGGGAGACATTATTTAGCTGTAAGTTGAATAATTCAAGGTCATCAGCAGAGAATCAGACAGAATGTACTGGACATGAAGATGTGACTGGAGTGCAAAACAGCTTCACTGATATGTCACTCATGCCTATCTTTTACAATGTTTATAAAGGAGTGTATGCTGTGGCCCATGCACTTCATAATATCCtcagctgtaataaaacatgtaacaacAATGTGCAGCTAGATCCATTGACGGTGAGTTGAgttgattcattgtttttacattgG ATTTTACAACACGTAAGAAAGATTCGGTTCACAACAAAGGAAGGAGATGAAGTTTACTTTAATGAGAATGGAGACCCAGCAGCAAAGTATGAAATTATTAACTGGCAGCCAACAGAAAATGGGATTGTGGATTTTGTTGCAGTTGGTCTTTATGATGCATCTTtacctgctgacaaacagttgaATCTGCAAAATAAGTTTTTAGTTTGGACACAGAACTCTCTACAG GTGCCGTTGTCAGTTTGCAGTGAGAAATGTCAACCAGGAACTCGCAAGGTCCTTCAGAAAGGAAGGCCTGTCTGCTGCTATGACTGTTTAAgatgtgcagagggagaaatcaGCAACATCACAG attccaTCACTTGTGTGAGATGTGGTCCTGAGTTCTGGTCAAATGAGAGAAGAGATGCCTGTGTAAAGAAGGaagcagagtttctctcataTGAGGAGATTATGGGAgcactgctcactgcagcttctctctttggAACATGCATGACTGCTGTTGTGgcgttcattttcttcagatacagacagactcccattgtcagggccaacaactctgagctgagcttcctgctgctcttctctttgactctgtgtttcctgtgttctctgaccttcatcggccggccctctgagtggtcctgcatgctgcgacacacagcattcggcatcacctttgtcctctgtatctcttgtgttctggGGAAAACAATAGTGGTGTTAATGGCCTTCAGGGCCACACTCCCAGgtagtgatgtgatgaaatggtttgggcctgcacagcagaaactcaGTGTTCTGGGTTTCACTCTTATACAAGTCATCATATGTATCCTCTGGTTAacaatttctcctccttttccctttaaGAATTTTAAGGAATTCAAGGACAAAATCATCTTAGAGTGTGCTCTGGGCTCAGCTGTAGGCTTTTGGGCTGTACTTGGGTACATTGGACTTCTTGCCATGTTATGTTTCATTCTTGCTTTTCTGGCTCGGAAACTGcctgataatttcaatgaagccaaatttatcacctttagcatgctgatattctgtgcagtatGGATCACTTTTATCCCAgcatatgtcagctctcctgggaagTTCAGTGtagctgtggagatatttgctattctggcttcaagttttggactgctcatttgtatttttattccaaaatgttacattatcttactgaaaccagagaagaacACAAAAAAGAGTATGATGGGGAAGGGAGCACCAAA GTGGCCTGAAAAGGGTTGGGCACTCTTACACTTATTGTtggtgtctgtctctcaggctgAGGAGCTAGTttgcaggaggagaggggattCTGAGAATCCGCAGCTATCTAAGGATGGGGACATTGTGTTGGGGGGAATCTTCTCTTTCCACAGCCGATGGAAAGATAGACAGGACACCTACATGGACAAACCACTGCCACTGCAATGCACCAG TTTGAACTTCAGAGGGTTCCAGTATGCCCAGACTATGCTCTTTGCCATAGCGGAGATTAATAACAGCACACAATTACTGCCTGGCATATCCCTAGGATATAAGATCTATGATGTATGTGGCTCCATTGCAAGAGGTGTGACTGTTGCACTGGCCTCAGCTACTGGTAATGACATGGTATTTGCACCCTCCGATGTACCATGTACCCGGCCAGTCAATGTGCAGGCTCTTTTAGGAGtgacctcttcctctccttgcaTGGCCATATCTACTGTAATCGGACCCTTTCATATACCACTG atCAGCCACTTTGCTACTTGTGCTTGTCTCAGTGATAAAACCAAGTACCCATCATTCCTCAGAACAATACCCAGTGACTACTACCAGAGCAGAGCCCTGGCCCAGTTGGTCAAGTACTTTGGTTGGACTTGGGTTGGAGCTATTAGATCAAATGATGATTATGGTAATAATGGAATCGCCACATTCATAGAAACTGCCCAACAGCTGGGTATCTGTCTGGAGTACTCTGTGCCTTTCTTCAAAACAGATGCAccagacaaaatacaaaagacaCTTGATATTATCAAAGCATCCACTTCAAAGGTGATTATAGCTTTCGTCTCATACATGGATATGGATGTGCTAATACATGAGCTGTCTCGATACAATTTGACAGGATACCAGTGGGTAGGCAGTGAGGGTTGGATCTCTGATTCTCATATTGCAGCAATGAACAGGCATCACATTCTGGATGGTGCCATTGGCCTGTCCATCCCCAAAGCACATGTCACTGGCCTTAGAGAGTTTATTTTGGATGTGAAGCCGCTCAGTTCATCTAGTAATGAATTGTTTACAGAGTTTTGGGAGACATTATTTAGCTGTAAGTTGAATAATTCAAGGTCATCAGCAGAGAATCAGACGGAATGTACTGGGCATGAAGACGTAACTGGAGTGCAAAACAGCTTCAACGATATGTCACTCATGCCTATCTTTTACAATGTTTATAAAGGAGTGTATGCTGTGGCTCATGCACTTCATAATATTCTCAGATGTAATAAAACCTGTGACAACAAGGTACACCTAGATCCATTCACG ATTTTACAGCACATAAGAAAGATTCGGTTCACAAcaaaggaaggagatgaggtTTACTTTAATGAGAATGGAGACCCAGTGGCCAAGTATGAAATTATAAACTGGCAGCCAACAGAAAATGGCATTGTGGACTTTGTCAAAGTTGGTCTTTATGATGCATCTTtacctgcagacaaacagctgactcTGCAAAATAAGCCTTTAGTTTGGACACAGAATTCACAACAA GTGCCGTTGTCAGTTTGCAGTGAGAAATGTCAACCAGGAACTCGCAAGGTCCTTCAGAAAGGAAAGCCTGTCTGCTGTTATGACTGTTTAAgatgtgcagagggagaaatcaGCAACATCACAG attccaTCACTTGTGTGAGATGTGATCCTGAGTTCTGGTCAAATGAGAGAAGAGATGCCTGTGTAAGGAAGGAGGCAGAGTTTCTCTCATATGAGGAGATTATGGGAGCACTGCTCACTGCGGTTTCTCTCTTTGGAACATGCATGACTGCTGTTGTGgcgttcattttcttcagatacagacagactcctattgtcagggccaacaactctgagctgagcttcctgctgctcttctccttgactctgtgtttcctgtgttctctgaccttcatcggccggccctctgagtggtcctgcatgctgcgacacacagcattcggcatcacctttgtcctctgtatctcttgtgttctggGGAAAACAATAGTGGTGTTAATGGCCTTCAGGGCCACACTCCCAGgtagtgatgtgatgaaatggttcgggcctgcacagcagaaactcaGTGTTCTGGGTTTCACTCTTATACAAGTTATTATATGTATCCTCTGGTTAacaatttctcctccttttccctttaaGAATTTTAAGGAACTCAAGAACAAAATCATCTTAGAGTGTGCTCTGGGCTCAGCTGTAGGCTTTTGGGCTGTACTTGGGTACATTGGACTTCTGGCTATGTTATGTTTCATTCTTGCTTTTTTGGCTCGGAAACTGcctgataatttcaatgaagccaaatttatcacctttagcatgctgatattctgtgcagtatGGATCACTTTTATCCCAGcgtatgtcagctctcctgggaagTTCAGTGtagctgtggagatatttgctattctggcttcaagttttggactgctcatttgcatttttattccaaaatgcTATATTATTTTactgaaaccagagaagaatacaaaaaagagTATGATGGGTAAGGGAGCCTCAAAACCATAA